Proteins encoded by one window of Methanobacterium alcaliphilum:
- a CDS encoding Hsp20/alpha crystallin family protein — translation MSEKKKLDRKIEKHKDMLEKRKSAAEKMMDDMVKSIKDMQNDLEKKISEYTEAVPEKPTMDVIETDEKIVVKTDLPGVDKKNINIELSEEKITVTAQFEEEVEVEDANYYKKERKYGEAMRSQRLPEKVLVEEATAKFENGVLTVELPKLEVKKKFNVKIK, via the coding sequence GTGAGCGAAAAGAAAAAATTAGATAGAAAAATCGAAAAGCACAAAGATATGCTTGAGAAAAGAAAATCTGCAGCTGAAAAAATGATGGACGACATGGTCAAAAGTATTAAAGACATGCAAAATGACCTTGAAAAAAAGATATCAGAGTACACCGAAGCAGTCCCAGAAAAGCCAACCATGGATGTCATTGAAACCGATGAAAAAATTGTGGTGAAAACAGATCTTCCTGGTGTTGATAAAAAAAATATAAACATTGAACTCTCAGAAGAGAAAATCACTGTTACTGCACAATTCGAAGAAGAAGTAGAAGTTGAAGATGCGAATTACTACAAGAAAGAGCGCAAGTACGGGGAAGCAATGAGATCTCAAAGATTGCCCGAAAAAGTCCTAGTTGAAGAAGCTACAGCAAAATTCGAAAATGGTGTTTTGACTGTTGAACTTCCTAAATTAGAAGTTAAAAAGAAATTCAATGTTAAAATAAAATAA
- a CDS encoding SIS domain-containing protein, protein MKYDMYYEMLDQPKSLKDTFQAEKSHMKEISEKVKDMDNLYLVGCGSSLSTCYSAKDALSMVYDANINVFTGYEFYYHKKIDNENSGLILTSQSGETADTLAALRRANDLGLQTITITNEEESSMMKESAHAVLTRCGRENAILGTKTYVTQLMCLYQILFNAYDTPDSSEILKQLKTLPGIMESQIKSTEVENMELASKFKDEELFYCMGSGPNYGLAYKLALTMFMEGALKHACPLYSGEFRHGLIERVEKNVPVVFLDAGYPGDALTQRALEFCENIGAQNIVFKMSDYADINNLLAPFSLVIPLEWFIYYLAHYNNEDPGSTRHIGKVRY, encoded by the coding sequence ATGAAATATGACATGTACTATGAGATGTTGGATCAACCCAAGTCACTTAAAGATACTTTTCAAGCAGAAAAATCTCATATGAAAGAAATTTCAGAAAAAGTTAAAGATATGGATAACTTATATTTGGTGGGCTGCGGTAGCTCTTTATCCACATGTTATTCAGCTAAAGATGCTTTATCAATGGTTTATGATGCAAATATAAATGTTTTTACAGGATATGAATTTTATTATCATAAAAAAATCGATAATGAAAATTCAGGACTCATATTGACTTCACAATCAGGTGAAACTGCTGATACATTGGCAGCACTCAGGAGAGCTAATGATCTGGGCCTTCAAACAATCACCATAACCAATGAAGAAGAAAGTAGTATGATGAAAGAATCGGCCCATGCAGTTTTAACTAGATGTGGTAGAGAAAATGCTATTTTGGGGACTAAAACATATGTTACACAATTAATGTGTTTATATCAGATTTTATTCAATGCTTATGATACTCCTGATTCTTCTGAAATTCTCAAACAATTAAAAACATTACCTGGAATCATGGAATCTCAGATTAAATCAACTGAAGTTGAAAATATGGAGCTGGCCTCTAAATTTAAAGATGAAGAACTCTTTTATTGTATGGGGAGCGGTCCTAATTATGGTCTGGCTTATAAACTTGCGCTAACAATGTTCATGGAAGGGGCATTAAAACATGCATGCCCTCTTTATTCTGGCGAATTTCGCCATGGTTTAATTGAGCGCGTGGAAAAAAATGTGCCTGTTGTATTTTTAGATGCCGGCTACCCTGGAGATGCACTGACCCAGAGAGCATTAGAATTTTGTGAAAATATTGGTGCTCAAAATATAGTTTTCAAAATGAGTGACTATGCGGACATTAATAATTTATTGGCACCGTTTTCCCTGGTTATTCCGTTAGAATGGTTCATATATTATTTAGCACATTATAATAATGAAGATCCCGGAAGTACCAGGCATATTGGAAAAGTAAGATATTGA